TTGTCCTTTTTCCTGTCGCATTATCTGGTGAACGTTCGTTCCCTCCGGTGGGGGAATATTCTTTTATGGCTGCTTTTTGCAGGTGTGTTGACTGCCCAGCTGATATATCTCAATTAGGAATACGACTTTTTCAAATTGATTGAATTAAGGATTGTTTGTTCACTTTTGACGGATCATATTGTGATGAACTAATGAGTAACCTTTAAAATATTAACTGATGGAACTTCTCCCGACGATGAGGGTAATTATATTGACAGACAGTCTACCGGATGGAAATAATCCGGATCATTCTACTCTGGATGAACCATTCGCTATGGTAGGCAAATTGCTTTCTGTTTATACAAAAAAGCAGTTCTTAAATGTTTATAGGGATAGGTTATCAATAGTTTTAGTCCGAAGATTTGTTACTTTTGTATTTGAATAATATAGGATGCACCTTGGACAAAATTTCAAGTAAGTTTGATTTTGCCTCTCGGCTTCCACTATATTTGAATAATATAAAATACATGTCAGTCCAGTTATTGCCTTATCTTCAGTGGTCCGGCTTAAAAAAGTACCTTGTTTTTGCGGTGGTTTGTTTCCCGTTATTATTTTCGGGATGTACCTTGTTCGAAAATATAGAATTACGTACCATCACAGATGTTACTTACCGGGAATTCAGAGATATGGTTTTACGGCTGGAAGTAGAAGCCGTGATCAGCAATCCTAACCGTTTTGCAGTAAAAGTAAAAGAAGCAAATATGCATTTGATGCTTAATGACCAGGTGATAGGTACTATCACCCAAATGGAACAAATTGCCCTGAAAGGAAGAACGACCAAAGACTATACTTTTCATATTGCTATCCAAATGAATGATTTTCAGACCAACCTTAATGCTTTGTATCGTCTTTTGATGAACGATACCAAAAAACTCAGTTTATCCGGAACATTAAAAGTAAAATCATTCTTCTACCATAAATCAATTTCTATTGATAAAGTCACTTTTCAATGATCTGGAATTCACAGGTAATTAAACTTTAATATCATGCCATCATTCTATTTTTCTATTGACAGAACGCTCATGCCCCAGGAAGAACTTTTAAGAGTGGAAGGTGACCGTAAAAGTTTATTGATAGGGGTACCTAAAGAATCCGATTCCTGTGAAAACAGGATCGTCCTGACTCCGGAAACCGTAGGTCTGTTGACGCAACATGGACACCATGTGCTGGTGGAAAGGAATGCCGGATTGGATTGTAATTATTCCGACCTTCAATACAGTGATATGGGAGCGTATATTGTCAGTCGTGAAGATGTATACCGGGCTGACATCTTGATGAAGATCACTCCTCCTTCCTTTGAAGAAATAGAATTAATGAAAGAAAAACAGTTATTGTTCTCTTTCCTTCCCATTTACCAACTGAGCGGAAAATATATCCGGATGTTGATGAACAAACAGAT
Above is a window of Bacteroidales bacterium DNA encoding:
- a CDS encoding LEA type 2 family protein, producing the protein MSVQLLPYLQWSGLKKYLVFAVVCFPLLFSGCTLFENIELRTITDVTYREFRDMVLRLEVEAVISNPNRFAVKVKEANMHLMLNDQVIGTITQMEQIALKGRTTKDYTFHIAIQMNDFQTNLNALYRLLMNDTKKLSLSGTLKVKSFFYHKSISIDKVTFQ